A genomic segment from Bufo bufo chromosome 8, aBufBuf1.1, whole genome shotgun sequence encodes:
- the LOC120978170 gene encoding olfactory receptor 151-like, which yields MNPENIVNITHFIIVGISSVRELQLPIFLLALLIYLFTLGGNMIILLLVCLDCHLHTPMYFFLANLSVLDMSSSTITLHMILTGFISGRSTISYGGCILQMYVWASLIGLELLILSSMSYDRYVAICKPLKYNMIMNYRLCGLLASLCWVSGFLQSLPHTIVIIKFSCYESIKINHFFCDILPLKYITCSDTSLLDYFILASVLFHLFFSFPLTFMPYVFILDTILKIPSNIARRKAFHTCSSHLTVVILLYVVLLCQYLKPGQENNLESSKLFSLFNTAAVPMLNPLIYSLKNRDVKLALRRELKRFKSSYCWERQFSWCTQKATQQKGISNLSGCKL from the coding sequence ATGAATCCAGAAAATATTGTCAATATCACTCATTTTATCATTGTGGGAATTTCCAGTGTTCGGGAACTACAGCTTCCAATCTTTCTTCTGGCCCTTCTCATCTATCTCTTCACTCTTGGTGGGAACATGATTATTCTTCTACTGGTCTGCCTGGATTGTCACCTTCACACACCAATGTACTTCTTCTTGGCCAATTTGTCCGTCTTAGACATGTCTTCTTCTACAATCACTTTACATATGATCCTTACAGGATTCATTTCTGGAAGGTCAACAATATCCTATGGTGGTTGTATACTACAAATGTACGTTTGGGCATCATTAATAGGACTTGAACTTCTAATATTATCATCCATGAGTTATGATAGATATGTTGCCATATGCAAGCCACTGAAATATAACATGATCATGAATTATAGGCTTTGTGGCCTATTGGCTTCACTCTGCTGGGTTTCAGGGTTTCTTCAAAGTCTACCTCACACCATTGTCATCATTAAATTTTCCTGCTATGAGTCAATCAAAATCAACCACTTCTTTTGTGATATTTTGCCTCTGAAATATATCACTTGTAGTGACACGTcacttttggattattttatccttgccagtgtactttttcatttatttttctcatttcctTTGACTTTTATGCCTTACGTTTTTATTCTTGACACCATACTTAAAATACCTTCCAACATCGCAAGACGTAAAGCCTTCCACACATGCTCCTCACACCTGACAGTTGTCATCCTTCTGTACGTGGTGCTTCTCTGTCAGTACCTAAAGCCTGGGCAGGAGAATAACTTGGAGTCCAGTAAacttttttcattgtttaacaCGGCAGCAGTCCCTATGCTTAACCCATTAATTTACAGTTTAAAAAATAGAGATGTAAAACTAGCTCTTCGACGGGAACTAAAAAGATTCAAAAGTAGCTATTGTTGGGAACGACAATTTTCGTGGTGCACACAGAAGGCAACCCAACAGAAAGGTATCTCAAATTTATCAGGATGCAAACTATAG